The following nucleotide sequence is from Zea mays cultivar B73 chromosome 1, Zm-B73-REFERENCE-NAM-5.0, whole genome shotgun sequence.
TCACACAATTCCTCCTATAAAGGAATTGAAAAGGCATGTGTATTGTAAATAGCATGTCTCCTTTTTTCAtgacactaatgattgtaatgtcttCCATCgacaaatacaatcggctataaatGAAGACTAGCTTAGATTTCAGGAAATGAAGATTGACATGCAACCTGTGTTCCTATCAACCATTAGACCAAATATATGTCAAATGATGGCTCTTATCACTAGCATTGTATAATTTCATTTTTTATCAATCCAATACTTCATTTTGTTTGTTTAAATATCATATCTATGCTATAAAATTGCTACTATGTAAATATGTAAAATATGGTGGTATTATATAGACCAAATAGTTAGACTTTATATGATATTATACATACCAAACGTTTTTACTCTCGAGTAATTTTGAATACCCATCTTTCAAAACTTGCCCCGCCACTGACCATCCAGGACGTGGACCGTCCGGCACGATCCAGAGATGCCGCATATCGTGGACAGTCTAGTCACGTGTCGCGGACCGTCCATGTCATCACAAAAAGCACCGCCAACCAATTCGCTCCTAGTGTTTAACCTCGAATGAGAGCCAACACCACCTCCCGTCTTCACTGCACATTGTGGACTGCGCATATATCCGCTGGGCCGCTGATGGGTTGAACATCCTCTGAAGACACGAGGATGGGAGAACCAACTAGTAACTGTTCTGTATATAAAGAATGCTTGCACGTAGCCGAGGACCAAACGTGCCTCGCATAGTCGCGTGACGAGACTAACGTGACACATCCGATAGATGGAACCGCTGTTTCGACACCGATTGCCCGAAGATGTATAGAGATAGAAGACGATGGAATATAGAAAAGCTCAGATGGCGTTCAGTTTTTTTGGCTTCTGGCCTGCATCAGTAATCTTTTTTCAAAAAGTTTATTAGAGGAATAAAGCTGCTTTATATCTGAGAAAAAAGAGATCGAGAAAAAAAGAGGCTGCACATGCACGAGTTCGACATGCCAAAACTGATAGGTGGGCAGATATAGTTAGTTACCTAGAGACATAGAGACACAGATACATGCTTTGCAACAACACACAGACACACAATATTGCGTAAGAAGTCGACAAAACTCTTCGTAGACGGAACAGAACACATATGCCAACACAAGGCATTGCATAAGTCACTAGAGAAAAAAGCTATATGTGCGTGCAATGATGGAGATAGAAAGAGAAAGTAAAATTATATACGCGTTCTGTTCCAAAATAAAATTCGTTTGAGGGAAATAGTGCATTTATATAATATTTGATGTATATGTTTTATATATATGTGTATCTAGATTCATCAATAAAAATCAAGAGCTTAAACGATTAATATTTTGAGACGAAAGGAGTTGTAAATTATGAACTTGTTTGATTCACCACCTCAATCACTACAGCGGCACAACCTAATAAGGTTACACACTAAACATGTTAGGGCAGTGAACCAAACACGCCCTAAACACAGGAAAACTGCACATCCTTTTGCTCATAGAGTCATAGTTGATAGAGTTATGCATTAAATTCTCAGAAACAAAAGGTAATGGACGAACCCAAAAAATCCaacttaggacttgttcggttctacccaatccatatggattgagggggattgagggggtttcaatccccagtaagtcaaaatcccctccaatccatatcaatcccctccaatccatatggattgaaaataaccgaacaagcccttaggggaTTCTAAAATTTAAGTTTATAGTATTATTAATACGGTAAAAACATTCTATCCACACTATGCTGATGTAGCATAGTGGAGGGCTAGCTTTCCCCTCCTCCCCTGGCCTAATATAAATACAAGGTCCATCCTTATTAGTCCCTTCTCTTTCTCATCAGTCCGCTGTTGTCCGATCCCTCGTCAGTCACCAAACAACAGTGAGTGCCCCAATACTGCGCGAGCCTCTTAATGTTGAACGATTCGCGCGTCGTGTTCCCAGACGGGATAGGGGCCTTAATCGTCGAGAGCGATGAAAGGTTTCTAAGATCGGCTGCCTTGATGCTCTCTCTCCTAAACTACCGAGGTACTGTGGCCTTCTTCCCGTGTTTTCCTCTTCAGATCTGCTTTACTTGTTTGCTTTGTTTATGCCTGAGCTCTTGCTATCTCTCACTGTTTCGTACGATCTCAAAGAAGAAGGTGTTTCCTTCAACATATATGGATAGAAGTTCGTCTCTTATTAGCAGTGCCATATATGTGATGCTGCTGCTCTGATATTCTATCCATGCATCTTTGGTTGTTCTTGTGCTTTCTTTGGATTTGAAGGCAGATCACCTTTTAGATCAAGTTTCTCTCTTACGATTCAGATTTCCTTTTATGGGGAAATATGATCTTCCTCTTTTTTTTTTCCAAGAGAGTCTTTGTTTGATGAAATTCAAATCAAAATCGCGCGCGATCGCTTTTTCGCGCCATCTTTTTAAATATTTTACCCTTACCTTTTCAAGAATTTTCGCGCCATTTTTCCTTTGCGGTTACCTGTTTAAGAAAATTACTTAGCTACTATTGTAGTTTTTATTACTATAGTTTAGTCAAATTTTCTATGTTTGTGCCTACTCTAACATTTATGCAATATATCATGTTGAGAGTAATACACCCCCTAACTTGTTTGTAGGCATGTTTCCCTCAATGATATGAAGGTAGATCTTGTTTTAGATCAAGTCTCTTACCACAACTTTTTTTTGCAGAAATATGATCTTCCTTGTTTACCCAAGGGAAGTTTTTGACGAAATGCAAATCAAATCACACACGATTTGATCCTTTGGGCCATTTTTAAACATTTTACCTATACCTTTTCAAGAAAATTGCTTTGCTACCATTGTACTTTTTACAACGGTTTAGTTGAATATATTGTTTTTTATTGCCTAATCTAACTTTTGTTCTATGTAATCTTTTCTATGTCGAGCATAATTACACTGCACCATATTTGTAGGTTATTGATGTTTTATTTTAGGATATTAAGGTAGATCACGTTTTAGACCAAGTTTCTTACAAACATTTTAgttttttttttggggggggggggggtagctgGGATATGATGTTCCTTGTTTTTtctatgggaagtttttgttgatattcaaatCAAATCGTGCTTTCGTTTCATGTAAAAGAATATTTTACAGTTACCTTTTCAAAGAAAAttgcttagctgccattgtaaTTTTTACCATAGTTTAGTTAGTCTACCGTTTTTGTGTAAACTAGTATAATGTCCGTGTCTTCGCTTCATGTAAAAGACCATAGGTTGATTAAAAAATATTCAAAAGTGGAGAGGGAGCCGGGTAAATGAGGCTTTTGGATTGCGGATTGATAAAAAAAATATAAGGGTTTTTTTTACGAAAGTGAGGAGAGAGCCGAGATGGAGAAGCTTGGACGGTACGTGAGTTGATTACAAAGAATttaagtttttttaaaaaaaatgttgaTGCACGACAACGGTGAAAATGCTGGAACGACCTAGTACtttatagtagtagagatataatTTTTATGTCGACCATAATGACACTACCTATAAATTATGCTCCCTAAATTATTTATAGGTGTTCTGCTATTTTTTTTCAAAAACTATGCTGGAGAATTGCTGAGTAAATTTATTAGAAAGCAAACGAAGACACCGGTGAAAAAAAATACCTCACTTCACTAGTCTTTCTTTGCAGTGGCCACGTGCGAGAGGCCAACGTCGGTAGTCAAGCTCATCACCGGAAGACTCAaagacgccgacgtcgtcttcatcgACGCTCTGAGAGCCGCAACCTGCGGCTTCGACTTCCGCAGAATCGTGGAGTCCCATCTGTGCATCCCAGTCGTCTACTGTAAGCACTGCACGCAACGCACCGTGCGTTTGCATCAGACGACGATATCGATCATGCATGCATGCAGTGAAACAAGAAGAACAGGACATCATCCATATATATATTTTGCTTTGTGTGGATGATGCAGTCCTCTCTCGGGATTATGGGGTCACCGGCGACGTGTCTGAGGCTCTGCAGCGCACTGTTTGGGCTGCCACCTACGTCGTCAGGAAGCCCCTCGACGCTGGAGAACTCAGCAGGCTGTGGAAGGTCATCAAGTGGTCCAAGTTTTTGCTGCGGCGCGCATGGCCGGAATGGCCTCGCGGCAGCCGAGTGCGTCCCGCCGTCGTCGGAGCACTTCTGCCCGGCTCCTCTACCGTTGATGGCCGAtgggaagacgacgacgacgacggccgcGAACATTTCAGGGCGGTGAGGGCAGGAAGAGGCCGGAGGAGGAAGCTGGGTGATCGCCAATACCACGGCGGACGATCCTCCGGccgcggtggcggcggcggcgttgcAGGTCCATTTGGAAGTAAACCTTTATATATTTTGGTTCTTATGTTAATGAAGTTACCGCATAATTAAGCTACTTTAATCATGCATCTCTCCCTGGTCCCTGCATGTCCCTTGTCCCTTCGCAGTTGGAATTGGAATAGGACGACGCCAGCCAACTGAGAGACTGGAGCAAATGAACTTGACAGGATGGCAGCAGGAgaacgatgacgacgacggcgtGTTTCCTATCCACCAACAGGTGCAGTTTCTTCCAAAATTATCGTTTCTTACTCGAGTATATAAATTCATGTAGTATTATATTTCTTCCATCTGTAGCCTGCACAACAGAACCGACCAGGAGTCCAGACCATGGACGATGTCCAGAACCAGCAGCATGGTCGGTCCCTGTTCATGCAGCCCGGCCCCCAGACGCTCAATGTGCCGCACAACAACCCCATGATCTCCCCCGACGCTGGCTGGCCGAGCAGCAGCAATGTCGCAGCCTTCGCTGGCGCCAGCAACACCACCGGCCCAACACTGCTGCAGGGAGTGTACCAAGCACCGGCGGCACGAGGAGCAAGAGCAGCATCGCCGGCACCGCATGCGGTGTACGCACCACCAGCGCCAGGACTGCGCCCTCCGGtgtatcagcagcagcagcaacccaTGGCGCCCCTCTACGACTTCGGCGACATGGTCGCACCGCCCGCGGCAGTACCACTACCAATACCAACCATGGCCGCCACCAGCGGACACCAGCCGCAGTTCACCCTCAACCAtcaccaccagcagcagcaggaggaggaaaTGTTTGCGCCGCGGAGGCAAGGCGGCTGGATggggagtcgtcgtcgtcgcgagACCGGACCCATCATGCTTTCCTTCCAGCAGCCACAGGCCGCTGATCCTTTCACCCCTATGGCTGGCAGTGGC
It contains:
- the LOC103643235 gene encoding uncharacterized protein isoform X1, with amino-acid sequence MLNDSRVVFPDGIGALIVESDERFLRSAALMLSLLNYRVATCERPTSVVKLITGRLKDADVVFIDALRAATCGFDFRRIVESHLCIPVVYFLSRDYGVTGDVSEALQRTVWAATYVVRKPLDAGELSRLWKVIKWSKFLLRRAWPEWPRGSRVRPAVVGALLPGSSTVDGRWEDDDDDGREHFRAVRAGRGRRRKLGDRQYHGGRSSGRGGGGGVAGPFGIGIGIGRRQPTERLEQMNLTGWQQENDDDDGVFPIHQQPAQQNRPGVQTMDDVQNQQHGRSLFMQPGPQTLNVPHNNPMISPDAGWPSSSNVAAFAGASNTTGPTLLQGVYQAPAARGARAASPAPHAVYAPPAPGLRPPVYQQQQQPMAPLYDFGDMVAPPAAVPLPIPTMAATSGHQPQFTLNHHHQQQQEEEMFAPRRQGGWMGSRRRRETGPIMLSFQQPQAADPFTPMAGSGPFTPMAAGQAGSGTAFGASSPTGATDAGAYGAAAVAQAQLQSPNAGAQPADSSFDDVLRAMMEMDYYANNCSAEALMAPATDELAGMQAAAALGSSGNYNAGPFMVTDANGGNGTPFMALALAPQDPAAPTGNQNQVQVELGAPDIYGGSLLVGSHQGGGTSAMFNGDGDMAPMFPSNEYGATANAMFSLDALLDFDDGVPTYPEGHQVAAADSTTASNATGIMSNGGESGGSGPSWNMGAAAADEGLDMLEEFLMEDNESGFLLPQDMNNGLQ
- the LOC103643235 gene encoding uncharacterized protein isoform X2, whose amino-acid sequence is MLNDSRVVFPDGIGALIVESDERFLRSAALMLSLLNYRVATCERPTSVVKLITGRLKDADVVFIDALRAATCGFDFRRIVESHLCIPVVYFLSRDYGVTGDVSEALQRTVWAATYVVRKPLDAGELSRLWKVIKWSKFLLRRAWPEWPRGSRVRPAVVGALLPGSSTVDGRWEDDDDDGREHFRAVRAGRGRRRKLGDRQYHGGRSSGRGGGGGVAVGIGIGRRQPTERLEQMNLTGWQQENDDDDGVFPIHQQPAQQNRPGVQTMDDVQNQQHGRSLFMQPGPQTLNVPHNNPMISPDAGWPSSSNVAAFAGASNTTGPTLLQGVYQAPAARGARAASPAPHAVYAPPAPGLRPPVYQQQQQPMAPLYDFGDMVAPPAAVPLPIPTMAATSGHQPQFTLNHHHQQQQEEEMFAPRRQGGWMGSRRRRETGPIMLSFQQPQAADPFTPMAGSGPFTPMAAGQAGSGTAFGASSPTGATDAGAYGAAAVAQAQLQSPNAGAQPADSSFDDVLRAMMEMDYYANNCSAEALMAPATDELAGMQAAAALGSSGNYNAGPFMVTDANGGNGTPFMALALAPQDPAAPTGNQNQVQVELGAPDIYGGSLLVGSHQGGGTSAMFNGDGDMAPMFPSNEYGATANAMFSLDALLDFDDGVPTYPEGHQVAAADSTTASNATGIMSNGGESGGSGPSWNMGAAAADEGLDMLEEFLMEDNESGFLLPQDMNNGLQ